One genomic window of Arachis hypogaea cultivar Tifrunner chromosome 8, arahy.Tifrunner.gnm2.J5K5, whole genome shotgun sequence includes the following:
- the LOC112706233 gene encoding rho GTPase-activating protein REN1-like, with the protein MTNKSAELSQGTTGATIPLPSTPRPRPPEHQFPPREVQQNRAGNTNTIFKSGPLFISSKGIGWTSWKKRWFILTQNSLVFFRSDPSAVPQKGSEVNLTLGGIDLNNSGSVIVKADKKLLTVQFPDAHDGRAFTLKAETTEDLYEWKTALENALAQAPSANNMMEQNVKDKEPVKSIVIGRPILLALEDVDGTPTFLEKALRFIEEYGANVEGILRQAADVEDVERRVREYEQGKTEFTANEDAHVIGDCVKHVLRELPSSPVPASCCKALLEAVRTDRTRRVSAMRIAINDTFPEPNRRLLQRILMMMQIVASRKSVNRMSSSAVAACMAPLLLRPLLAGECEIENDFDVGGDGSMQLLQAAAAANHAQAIVITLLEEYNNIFGADGCGSPGPDIYSDSDDLESESEEATDEDLSYDEEYDDEEDESVQESDEDADEVGSGSDGENGESETDYISEKDPEQSNSKTHGLENKAKKHGDAKGSESITSQTNTAEAVGQASANPKKAHDSPSPTPSYKKSATISNSPDSRRNCLGRTSARKNLSMESIDFTVDNDEEVEKLEYTKKDLQNQIAEETKANENLQSHIDNRKKSLLERRMGLEQEVIRLQEQLVKVKNARANNEIRTELGELTLIEMDLANFENKVIELGMRLNVQLECKARSTLTQQTSNHERKSKSKVETEVVQTSQFERSTSKDTHLSKAETVNERKSESKHPPSESKHPPSESKHPPSGLKKSGSKGEVRRSQELPRNPDRGKGSELNQTHPSPVPNQEKPRGLDSSQSLQIPERSSSKGKSHQSSEKLRKSDSQPSRSPTPKHLERGISESHLHNQSYNVDKGR; encoded by the exons ATGACCAACAAAAGTGCCGAATTGTCTCAG GGAACTACCGGGGCCACTATTCCCCTCCCTTCTACACCCCGGCCTCGGCCACCTGAGCATCAATTTCCACCGCGAGAGGTTCAGCAAAATCGCGCCGGAAACACGAATACG ATTTTCAAGAGTGGGCCACTTTTCATATCTTCTAAAG GAATTGGATGGACATCTTGGAAGAAAAGGTGGTTTATTTTGACACAAAATTCACTTGTTTTCTTCAGAAGTGATCCG AGTGCTGTCCCTCAGAAAGGAAGTGAAGTAAATTTGACTCTCGGTGGCATCGACCTAAACAATTCAGGCAG TGTCATTGTCAAAGCAGACAAGAAACTTTTGACAGTACAGTTTCCTGATGCTCATGATGGACGAGCATTCACACTTAAG GCCGAAACTACAGAAGATTTATATGAGTGGAAGACGGCACTTGAGAATGCTCTAGCACAAGCACCCAGTGCTAACAATATGATGGAGCAAAATG TGAAGGATAAGGAACCAGTTAAATCCATTGTCATTGGCCGACCAATTTTACTTGCTCTGGAGGATGTCGATGGAACTCCAACATTTTTGGAGAAAGCCCTAAGATTCATAGAAGAATATG GAGCCAATGTAGAAGGGATCTTGCGACAAGCAGCTGATGTTGAAGACGTTGAACGACGGGTTCGGGAATATGAACAAG GAAAAACTGAGTTTACTGCAAATGAGGATGCACATGTTATTGGTGATTGTGTCAAG CATGTGCTTCGGGAATTGCCATCATCTCCAGTTCCTGCATCTTGTTGCAAGGCACTGTTAGAAGCTGTTC GCACTGATCGTACCAGAAGGGTTTCTGCTATGCGCATAGCCATAAATGACACATTCCCTGAACCAAATCGCCGCTTATTGCAAAG AATACTCATGATGATGCAAATTGTTGCTTCCCGCAAATCTGTGAATCGAATGAGCTCCTCAGCTGTGGCAGCTTGCATGGCACCCTTGCTTCTTCGCCCCCTTCTAGCTGGAGAATGTGAGATTGAAAATGATTTTGATGTTGGTGGTGATGGTTCTATGCAATTATTACAAGCAGCTGCTGCAGCCAACCATGCTCAAGCAATTGTTATAACTCTATTAGAAGAATATAATAACATATTTGGG GCTGATGGTTGTGGTTCTCCTGGCCCTGATATATACTCTGACTCGGATGATTTGGAATCTGAGAGTGAAGAGGCTACCGATGAAGACTTGTCCTATGATGAAGAATATGACGATGAAGAAGATGAATCAGTTCAGGAGTCTGATGAAGATGCAGATGAAGTTGGTAGTGGATCCGACGGTGAGAATGGAGAGTCTGAGACCGATTATATATCTGAGAAG GATCCTGAACAATCTAATTCAAAAACTCATGGTCtagaaaataaagcaaaaaagCATGGGGATGCCAAAGGCAGCGAAAGTATCACAAGTCAAACTAATACTGCTGAAGCAGTTGGACAAGCTTCTGCTAACCCGAAAAAAGCGCATGATTCACCTTCTCCAACCCCATCTTACAAAAAATCTGCAACTATATCCAATAGTCCAGATTCTCGGCGCAACTGTTTGGGTCGTACCTCT GCAAGGAAGAATCTTTCCATGGAATCCATTGATTTCACTGTTGATAATGA TGAGGAAGTCGAAAAGCTTGAATATACAAAGAAAGACTTACAAAACCAAATTGCAGAGGAG ACCAAGGCAAATGAAAATCTGCAATCTCATATTGACAACAGAAAGAAATCCTTGCTAGAGCGTCGTATGGGTCTCGAGCAAGAA GTGATTAGACTACAGGAACAACTGGTCAAGGTGAAGAATGCTCGGGCAAATAATGAG ATCAGGACAGAGCTCGGGGAATTAACTCTCATAGAAATGGATCTGGCTAACTTTGAGAACAAGGTTATTGAACTTGGGATGCGGCTTAATGTACAACTCGAGTGCAAAGCTCGATCTACTTTGACTCAACAGACATCAAACCATGAAAGAAAATC GAAGAGTAAGGTAGAGACTGAAGTTGTGCAGACATCACAATTTGAAAGGTCAACGAGCAAG GACACTCATCTCAGTAAAGCAGAGACTGTCAATGAGAGGAAGTCAGAGAGCAAACATCCACCTTCAGAGAGCAAACATCCACCTTCTGAGAGCAAACATCCACCTTCTGGTTTAAAGAAATCTGGTTCAAAGGGAGAG GTTCGCCGAAGTCAAGAACTACCACGCAACCCCGATAGAGGAAAAGGATCCGAGCTAAACCAAACACATCCATCCCCTGTGCCAAACCAAGAGAAGCCTAGAGGGTTGGACAGTTCCCAGTCACTACAGATCCCGGAAAGAAGCAGCAGCAAAGGTAAATCACATCAAAGTTCTGAGAAATTAAGAAAATCAGATAGTCAGCCAAGCCGGAGTCCAACTCCGAAACACCTGGAAAGAGGAATATCGGAAAGCCATCTCCATAATCAGTCTTATAATGTGGATAAGGGTCGATGA